From a single Vitis vinifera cultivar Pinot Noir 40024 chromosome 18, ASM3070453v1 genomic region:
- the LOC100253886 gene encoding probable calcium-binding protein CML44, whose protein sequence is MSSSSLSSIDLHRIFHKLDRNGDGLVSLGELNWLLERVGVQYSLDELESLVGNTTLDFNEFLVFYESISTEKKGESEVEEEEVKEEEEEEDVGDLAKAFRVFDLNGDGFITCDELQSVLSRLGMWEENGGGDCRSMIKVYDTNSDGVLDFEEFKNMMLLSTI, encoded by the coding sequence ATGTCTTCGTCTTCCCTGAGCTCCATTGACCTGCACAGGATTTTCCACAAGCTTGACCGAAATGGTGATGGCCTGGTGAGCCTTGGGGAGCTCAACTGGCTGCTTGAGAGAGTTGGTGTGCAGTACAGCCTGGATGAGCTGGAGAGCCTCGTGGGGAACACCACCCTCGATTTTAATGAGTTCTTGGTGTTCTATGAATCCATTTCGACCGAGAAAAAGGGAGAGAGCGAGGTGGAGGAAGAGGAGgtgaaggaggaggaggaggaggaggacgTGGGTGACCTAGCGAAGGCTTTCAGGGTGTTTGACTTGAACGGAGATGGGTTCATCACATGTGATGAGCTTCAGAGCGTGCTGTCCAGACTGGGAATGTGGGAGGAGAATGGTGGAGGTGATTGCAGGAGCATGATCAAGGTGTATGACACCAACTCTGACGGGGTTCTTGATTTTGAGGAGTTCAAGAACATGATGCTCCTCAGTACCATCTGA